In Chaetodon trifascialis isolate fChaTrf1 chromosome 6, fChaTrf1.hap1, whole genome shotgun sequence, one DNA window encodes the following:
- the ube2d4 gene encoding ubiquitin-conjugating enzyme E2 D4: protein MALKRIQKELSDLQRDPPAQCSAGPVGDDLFHWQATIMGPCDSPYQSGVFFLTIHFPTDYPFKPPKVAFTTKIYHPNINSNGSICLDILRSQWSPALTVSKVLLSICSLLCDPNPDDPLVPEIAHTYKADREKYNKLARDWTQKYAM, encoded by the exons GAACTATCAGACCTGCAGAGGGACCCACCTGCTCAGTGCTCTGCTGGACCAGTTGGAGATGATT tgtttCATTGGCAGGCAACGATAATGGGTCCG TGTGACAGCCCATATCAGAGTGGAGTGTTTTTCCTCACCATTCACTTCCCGACAGATTACCCCTTCAAACCACCCAAA GTTGCATTCACAACAAAAATTTACCACCCTAATATCAACAGCAATGGAAGTATTTGTCTGGACATACTGAGATCACAATGGtcacctgcacttacagtatcaAAAG TATTATTGTCTATCTGCTCTCTTCTTTGTGATCCAAACCCGGACGACCCACTGGTACCAGAGATCGCCCATACGTACAAGGCTGACAGGGAAAA GTACAACAAATTAGCAAGAGATTGGACACAGAAGTATGCAATGTGA